GCGAGGTTGCCGACGCGCACCGGCTTCGAGTCGCGGTAGCCGGACAGGTGGTCGAGCTCGACCTCCTCGCCGGGCGCGTTGCCGTCGATGTCGTAGCAGACGCGCAGCGGACCCAGGGTCTTGTCGCGCTCCTCGTCGCGCTCGCCCATCCGCTCCGAGAGCCACTCCATGAAGGACGCCGCCTCGTCGGTGAAGCCGAGCCGGAGCAGGGCGTAGAGGCTGAACGCCGCGTCGCGGATCCAGACGTAGCGGTAGTCCCAGTTGCGGGCGCCGCCGATCTTCTCCGGCAGGCTCGTCGTCGGCGCCGCGATCACCGCGCCCGACGGCTCGTGGGTGAGCAGCTTGAGGGTGAGCGCGGACCGCTCGACCATCTCGCGCCAGCGCCCGCGGTACGTCGAGCGCGCGAGCCACTGCCGCCAGAACGCCGTCGTGCCGTCGAACAGCTCGGTCGTGCTGTCGGTGTCGCCGGGGTGCGGGTCGGCGTCGCCGTCGAGCACCTCGAGCACGAACAGGACCTCGTCGCCGCCGCTCAGCCCGACCTCGGCCGTGACGACCGTGCCGTCCACGGCGAGGCCGGTGGACGCCGCGAGGCCGAGCCGCACCCCGTCGGCCTCGATGAGCACGCCGCCGTCGATCTCGGTCAGGCGCGGCTCCGCGCGGCCGTAGTCGGGCCGTGCGTCGACGCGGGTGCGCACCCGGACCTCCCCGCGCACGCACACCACCCGGCGCACCAGCCGCTGCCGGTGGTCGGGGTCGTGCGCGGCGAGGATCGGCATGAAGTCGTGCACCTCGGCCACGCCCTCCTCGGTGAGGAAGCGGGTGACCAGGATGTTGGTGTCGGGGAAGTAGAACTGCAGGGTCCGCGGCTCCCCGTCGACGACCTCCAGGGTCCAGGCGCCGCCCTTCTCCGCGTCCAGGAGCGCGCCGAAGACGCTGGGGGAGTCGAAGCGCGGCGCGCAGAACCAGTCGACGGTGGCGTCGGAGCCGACCAGCGCGCACGTGCGCAGGTCGCCGATCAGCCCGTGGTCGGCGATCGGCAGCTGGTCAGGCACGCTCAGCCACCGAGCCGCCAGCCGCGCTCGGGCAGGTCGACCGCGGCCTGCGGTCCCCAGCTGCCCGCGTCGTACGGCTGCACCTCGGGCGGGTCGTCGAGCAGCGGCTGGCAGGCCCGCCACAGCGCGTCGACCTCATCGGCGCGCGTGAACAGCGTCTGGTCGCCGCGCAGCACGTCGAGCAGCAGCCGCTCGTAGGCCTCGAGGGGCTCGGCGTCCTCGATCTCCTCGACCAGGTCGACGGTCATGGTCGCCGGCGCGAGGACCAGGTCCGGCCCCGGCCGCTTGGCGTTGAGCTCGACGCTCATCTCGGGGTCGTCGGTCAGCTCGAGGACCAGGTCGTTCGGGACCGGCTCGCCGTCGAGCAGCTGCGACTCCGGGGGCCGGAACCTCAGCGTCACCGTGCGCCGGGTCTCGGCCAGCTTCTTGCCGGTGCGCAGGTGGAACGGCACGTCGCGCCAGCGGTCGGTGTCGACGTACGCCGTGAGCGCGACGAACGTCTCGACGTCGGAGTCCTCGTCGACGTCGTCCTCGTCGC
This genomic window from Nocardioides anomalus contains:
- a CDS encoding glycoside hydrolase family 15 protein; amino-acid sequence: MPDQLPIADHGLIGDLRTCALVGSDATVDWFCAPRFDSPSVFGALLDAEKGGAWTLEVVDGEPRTLQFYFPDTNILVTRFLTEEGVAEVHDFMPILAAHDPDHRQRLVRRVVCVRGEVRVRTRVDARPDYGRAEPRLTEIDGGVLIEADGVRLGLAASTGLAVDGTVVTAEVGLSGGDEVLFVLEVLDGDADPHPGDTDSTTELFDGTTAFWRQWLARSTYRGRWREMVERSALTLKLLTHEPSGAVIAAPTTSLPEKIGGARNWDYRYVWIRDAAFSLYALLRLGFTDEAASFMEWLSERMGERDEERDKTLGPLRVCYDIDGNAPGEEVELDHLSGYRDSKPVRVGNLAVHQLQLDIYGELIDSVYLFNKYGPGISHDAWADLRRLLDWLMDNWERPDAGMWEIRDDPKPHTTSRLMCWVAIERMMRTARQRGLPGDLSGWAEVRDRITERIMTASWDDEVGAFMQYEGADTLDAGVLLMPMVKFVAPNDPRFVSTLAAIEDRLVSDSLVFRYDVEASPDGLDGSEGTFSLCSFWYVEALTRLGRLDEARLALEKMFTYANHLGLYAEQVGLAGDQLGNFPQAFTHLSLISAAINLDHELGS